The proteins below are encoded in one region of Ostrea edulis chromosome 3, xbOstEdul1.1, whole genome shotgun sequence:
- the LOC125675506 gene encoding microsomal glutathione S-transferase 3-like encodes MDASNFVLSGDFGYVVLVMIFSVFVLMWMGFKVGAARKKYEVPYPAMYSNDDRFNCVQRAHQNTLENYPSYLLMQVLSGLFAPKIAAVSGVIWCVGKIFYARGYYTGDPSKRIQGSFAYIGLLIMLVCSVLFGLNLLKITNL; translated from the exons ATGGATGCGTCTAATTTCGTTCTGAGTGGAGATTTCGGTTATGTCGTTCTAGTAATGATATTTTCCGTTTTCGTGTTGATGTGGATGGGGTTCAAAGTTGGAGCCGCAAGAAAGAAGTATGAAGTCCCT TATCCAGCAATGTATAGCAATGATGACAGATTTAACTGTGTCCAAAGAGCTCACCAAAACAC ACTTGAAAATTACCCATCTTACTTGCTCATGCAAGTTCTAAGTGGACTCTTTGCTCCA AAAATTGCGGCTGTGTCTGGTGTGATCTGGTGTGTCGGTAAAATATTTTACGCTCGAGGTTACTACACAGGAG ATCCTTCTAAGAGAATCCAAGGATCCTTTGCCTACATCGGACTACTGATCATGCTAGTGTGTTCCGTCCTATTTGGTCTGAACCTGCTGAAGATTACCAACTTGTGA